Part of the Salvelinus sp. IW2-2015 linkage group LG7, ASM291031v2, whole genome shotgun sequence genome, AGCTCTCTTGGCCCATATGGCTGGTCACAGAACCTCTCCCTCCCCTTGGATCAGTCACAGTTTCGCTCCAAATCCAAGCCGCCCATAAAAACACCTGTCAAGGTCAAGAAGACCTTTGGCTGGGGCAACTTCTACCTCAACATCAAAACCATCAAGTTCAGCCTGCTGGTGACGGGTAAGATAGTGGACCACATCAACGGCACCTTCAGTGTGTACTTCCGCCACAACTCATCCCGCCTGGGGAATATCTCGGTGAGCATCGTTCCTCCCTCCAAAGCCGTGGAATGGGAGGATGTGGGACGCCCGAAACTCCAGTTCCAGAGTCAGCCGCAGTCCACTCCCAATGAGCACCAGCAGGAGATGAAGGCCCTCAACTGCGTGGTGGAGTACCAGAGGACCAACAGAGCCAAGAAAACAAAGCCATGCCTCTACGATCCCTCCCAGACCTGCTACTCAGAACACACCCAGTCTCACGCAGCTTGGATCTGTGCCAAGCCCTTCAAGGTCATCTGTGTATTCATCTTTTTTCTCAGCACCGACTACAAACTGGCACAGAAGGTCTGTCCAGACTACAACTTCCAGGCTGATCTTCAGCACTTTGGAAGACGAGGATAGTGGATGAACTAGGCGGGTTATTAAAGCATGTTTTTCTTCATCTCCTATATCACTGGAGAAAGGGATTTGTTTTGAACAGGTCATGATGAACCTCTTGGGGGGCCCAACACAGACATTCAGATGGAGAGATTTGCTTGGTAGAATGGAAGTCATCAGCACCTGGATACTATTTTGATAATACACCACTGAAGGGTAGAAGATTTA contains:
- the LOC111966066 gene encoding neurexophilin-4-like, with the protein product MKVKHVSTKRKASSYSSLGPYGWSQNLSLPLDQSQFRSKSKPPIKTPVKVKKTFGWGNFYLNIKTIKFSLLVTGKIVDHINGTFSVYFRHNSSRLGNISVSIVPPSKAVEWEDVGRPKLQFQSQPQSTPNEHQQEMKALNCVVEYQRTNRAKKTKPCLYDPSQTCYSEHTQSHAAWICAKPFKVICVFIFFLSTDYKLAQKVCPDYNFQADLQHFGRRG